GTGTCGCCAGACGTCCGGTACAACGTGCACTTAATGGCGAGCACGTTCGGGTCGGCCGCCGCGTCCTCCAGGAACCGCTCCACCGTCGCGTCGAACGAGTGGAAGGGGTGGTGCACGAGGAGGTCGCGCTCGCGAATGACGTCGAAGAACGTGCGCGGCGGCCCGGCCGCGATGCCCGGCGCGGCCGGCGCCGCGCGACGCCCGATCTCGCGCAACGCGCCCGGCACGAGCGGCTGGAACGGCGCGTCCTTCAGCCCGGGCAGGTCGAGACCGGCCAGCGCCATCAGGTCGCCTAACTCCAGCAGCCGCCCGCTCTCGTCGACGTCGGCGTCGGTGAGCGCGCTCACGTTCTGCGTCTCGACGTCGTTGAGCTCCTCGAGGATGAGCGTGCGCAACGCGGCCGGCATCCCCGCCTGCACCTCCACCCGCACGACCTCGCCGAAGCGCCGCCGGGCGACCTGCCGCTCGACGATGTCGAGCAAGTCCTCCACCTGGTCGATCTGACCGAGGTCGAGGTCGCTGTAACGCGTGATCCGGAACGCGAACCAGCGCAACACCTCCATCCCCGGAAAGAGCGCCGTCAGGTTCGCGCCGATCACCTCCTCGAGCGGTACGAAGCGGTACGGTCGTTCCACGTCCCCCGTCGGCACCCAGCGCGGCAGCGAGCGCGGCACCTTCACGCGCGCGAACCGCTCCGCCCCCGTATCCGGGTCCCGCAGCTCGACCGCGAGCGACAGCGACAGGTTCGAGATGTACGGAAAGCGGTGCCCCGGGTCGAGCGCGAGCGGCGTGAGCACCGGGAACGCCTGCGCCTCGAAGAACTCGTCGACGCGCATCCACTCGTTCGGCGTCAGGTCCGCCATCCGCACGAGCTCCACCCCGTGCTCGGCCAGCGCGGGCAGCAGCGCCTCGTTCAGACACCGCTCCCGCGCGGCGAGCAGCGTGCGCACCCGCGCCCGAATCGCCGCCAACTGCTCGGCCGGCGTGAGGCCGTCGGGCCGGTACTGCTGCGCGCCCACCGCGACCTTGCGGCGGACCCCGGCCACCCGGACCATGTAGAACTCGTCCAGGTTGGTGCTGAAGATCGCGAGGAACTTGACGCGCTCGAGCAGCGGCACCCGCGCGTCCTCGGCCTCGTGCAGGACGCGGGCGTTGAACTCGAGCCAGCTGAGCTCGCGGTTGATGAAGAGGGCCGTGGGCGGCAGCCGCGGTGGGGCGGTCATGCCGAAATCATAATGCGCGCCCCCGGCGGCCCCTACCGCGGCCGCACAGTGTTACAAAGGACCCGCCCTACGGAGGCCCCCCCAACGCCGTCAGCCGTTCGCGGCCGGCACGAGCGCGCGCAGCACGAGGTAGCTGAGCCCGGCCATGAGCCCCGCGGCGGGGATCGTCAGGACCCACGCCCAGACGATCCGCCCCGCAATCCCCCAGCGCACCGCGCTCAGCCGGTTGGTCGCGCCGACGCCGACGATCGACCCGGTGATCGTGTGCGTCGTGCTGACGGGGATCCCAAAGTGTGAGGCGAGCAGGATCACGAGCCCGCCGCCCGTCTCG
The Gemmatimonadetes bacterium T265 genome window above contains:
- the ppk gene encoding polyphosphate kinase, producing MTAPPRLPPTALFINRELSWLEFNARVLHEAEDARVPLLERVKFLAIFSTNLDEFYMVRVAGVRRKVAVGAQQYRPDGLTPAEQLAAIRARVRTLLAARERCLNEALLPALAEHGVELVRMADLTPNEWMRVDEFFEAQAFPVLTPLALDPGHRFPYISNLSLSLAVELRDPDTGAERFARVKVPRSLPRWVPTGDVERPYRFVPLEEVIGANLTALFPGMEVLRWFAFRITRYSDLDLGQIDQVEDLLDIVERQVARRRFGEVVRVEVQAGMPAALRTLILEELNDVETQNVSALTDADVDESGRLLELGDLMALAGLDLPGLKDAPFQPLVPGALREIGRRAAPAAPGIAAGPPRTFFDVIRERDLLVHHPFHSFDATVERFLEDAAADPNVLAIKCTLYRTSGDTAIVEALAEAAEAGKQVAVLVELQARFDEANNINWARTLERDGVHVAYGVPGLKTHCKTALVIRRDPDGAIRRYVHIGTGNYNTKTARLYTDLGLFTATPSIGADVSDLFNTLTGYSRQRLYRKLLVAPANLRPRVIAMLEREAAHARAGRPARIIAKMNALVDPETIDALYRASQAGVDVDLIVRGTCCIRPGVPGVSDRIRVLSIIGRFLEHSRVWFFQNDGRPEYYLGSADWMPRNFDRRVEVITPVQDPGLHEPLRALLDTCLADNRQAWELRPDGSWVQRHPAPGEAERATHAILLRDPWGQAHEAAEAPPAAPLPASSAAGQPAGG